The proteins below come from a single Rosa rugosa chromosome 2, drRosRugo1.1, whole genome shotgun sequence genomic window:
- the LOC133734751 gene encoding pleiotropic drug resistance protein 2-like, protein MAAAAMAGEDLMRQSSSRRSWRSTSVREMWNAPDVFQRSVRQPVLDEEEELKWAAIERLPTYDRMRRGMLRNVMSNGRVVAEEVDVAHLGDQDKKQLMESILKVIEEDNEKFLKKLRARNDRVGIDIPKVEVRFQNLSIEGDAFVGTRALPTLWNSTLNAVEGILGLVGLSPSKKRVVKILQDVSGIIKPARMTLLLGPPGSGKTTLLKAVSGKLDRDLRVNGKVTYCGHEFNEFVPQRTSAYISQHDLHYGEMTVRETFDFSGRCLGVGTRYDILVELSRREKDAGIKPDPGIDAYMKATSVAGQETSLITDYVLKILGLDICADIMVGDDMRRGISGGQKKRVTTGEMLVGPAKAFFMDEISTGLDSSTTFQIVKYMRQMVHILDVSMVISLLQPAPETYDLFDDVMLLSEGQIVYQGPRENVLEFFEYMGFKCPDRKGVADFLQEVTSRKDQEQYWCKKNQPYRLVTVSDFVRAFSSFHVGQRLGEELRVPYDKRHAHPAALVKEKYGISNMELFKACFAREWLLMKRNSFVYIFKTTQIAIMATIALTVFLRTKMKPGELNGAAKYWGAMFFSLINVMFNGVAELAMTVFRLPVFFKQRDALFYPAWAFALPIWVTRIPVSVLESAIWIIFTYYTIGFAPDPSRFFKQLLAFIGISQMALSLFRFIAALGRSDVVANTIGSFTLLLVFILGGYIVAKDDIQSWMIWGYYVSPMMYGQNAIAINEFLDKRWGSAPPNSSTQPTLGKALLRERGLYTEEYWYWICVGALFGFSFLFNGLFIAALTYLNPLGDNKGLIVEDDSETKRRPQLTEGIDMQVRTAEGTSNGQAKRGMVLPFQPLSLAFSHVNYYVDMPAEMKTQGIEENRLQLLRDVNGAFRPGVLTALVGVSGAGKTTLMDVLAGRKTGGYIEGSISISGYPKNQTTFARVSGYCEQNDIHSPYVTVYESLLYSAWLRLSKDVDKSKRKMFVDEVMDLVELNPLRNALVGLPGVDGLSTEQRKRLTIAVELVANPSIIFMDEPTSGLDARAAAIVMRTVRNTVDTGRTVVCTIHQPSIDIFEAFDELFLMKRGGQVIYAGPLGDRSHKLVEYFEAIPGVPKIKDGYNPATWMLEVSSAAVEAQNNVDFAEIYANSELYRSVQELIKELSTPLPGSKDLYFPTQYSQSFPTQCKACFWKQHWSYWRNSHYNAIRFFNTIVIGVLFGVIFWKKGNVLEKQQDIINLLGATYSAVLFLGAGNASAVQSVVSIERTVFYRERAAGMYSELPYAFAQVAIETIYVAIQTFIYSLLLFTMIGYEFKVEKFLYFYYFIFMCFTYMSMYGMMVVALTPGHQIAAIVMSFFMSFWNLFSGFLLARPLLPIWWRWYYWGSPIAWTIYGVQSSQFGDRKDKFVQLSDGSIERLDLFLKGVWGYDHDFLIPVVVAHVGWVLLFFFVFAYGIKYLNFQRR, encoded by the exons ATGGCGGCTGCGGCAATGGCGGGAGAAGACTTAATGAGGCAGTCGAGCAGCCGGAGGAGCTGGCGGTCGACGAGTGTCCGAGAAATGTGGAACGCGCCGGACGTGTTCCAACGGAGCGTCCGGCAGCCGGTGCTggacgaggaggaggagctcAAGTGGGCGGCCATAGAGCGGTTGCCGACTTACGATAGGATGAGGAGGGGGATGTTGAGGAATGTGATGAGCAATGGAAGGGTTGTGGCTGAAGAAGTTGACGTTGCGCATCTTGGGGATCAAGATAAGAAGCAGTTGATGGAAAGCATACTTAAGGTTATTGAGGAGGACAACGAGAAGTTCTTGAAGAAGCTCAGGGCCAGAAATGACAG GGTTGGTATTGATATTCCTAAAGTTGAGGTTAGATTCCAGAATTTATCAATTGAGGGAGATGCGTTTGTAGGCACCAGAGCACTTCCGACTCTGTGGAATTCCACCTTGAACGCAGTAGAG GGAATATTGGGACTTGTTGGACTTTCACCATCGAAGAAAAGAGTTGTAAAGATACTACAAGATGTTAGTGGTATTATCAAACCAGCAAG gATGACACTTCTTCTTGGGCCTCCGGGATCAGGAAAAACAACATTGCTAAAAGCAGTTTCTGGCAAACTAGATAGGGATCTTAGG GTAAATGGGAAAGTGACTTACTGCGGCCATGAATTTAATGAATTTGTACCTCAGAGAACCTCTGCTTATATTAGCCAGCATGATCTTCATTATGGTGAGATGACAGTTCGTGAAACATTTGATTTCTCCGGACGTTGCCTAGGAGTTGGAACAAGGTATGATATACTAGTAGAGTTGTCTAGACGGGAGAAAGATGCAGGTATCAAACCGGATCCTGGGATTGATGCATACATGAAAGCCACATCTGTGGCGGGACAGGAAACAAGTTTGATCACAGATTATGTTCTCAAG ATACTTGGATTAGATATCTGTGCTGATATTATGGTGGGTGATGACATGAGAAGGGGAATATCTGGTGGACAAAAGAAGCGTGTCACGACTG GAGAAATGTTGGTTGGACCAGCAAAAGCATTTTTCATGGATGAAATATCAACAGGGTTGGACAGTTCCACAACCTTTCAGATTGTCAAATACATGAGACAGATGGTTCATATTTTGGATGTGTCAATGGTCATCTCTCTCTTGCAGCCTGCACCAGAGACGTATGATCTTTTTGATGATGTTATGCTTCTTTCCGAGGGTCAGATTGTTTATCAAGGCCCACGTGAGAATGTCCTTGAGTTCTTTGAATATATGGGATTCAAATGCCCTGACAGAAAAGGTGTTGCAGACTTCTTGCAAGAAGTGACCTCAAGGAAGGACCAGGAACAATACTGGTGTAAGAAGAACCAACCTTACAGATTAGTCACAGTATCTGATTTTGTTCGGGCGTTCAGCTCCTTCCATGTTGGCCAACGGCTTGGGGAAGAACTAAGAGTTCCTTATGATAAAAGACATGCCCATCCTGCTGCTTTGGTCAAGGAAAAGTATGGAATATCCAATATGGAGCTCTTCAAAGCATGCTTTGCAAGGGAATGGCTCCTAATGAAGCGGAACTCTTTTGTGTACATATTCAAAACTACACAGATTGCCATCATGGCTACAATTGCTTTGACCGTATTCTTAAGAACAAAAATGAAACCTGGGGAACTAAATGGTGCAGCaaagtattggggggcaatgttttTCAGTCTCATTAACGTCATGTTTAATGGAGTGGCAGAGCTTGCAATGACAGTTTTCCGGCTTCCAGTGTTCTTTAAACAGAGGGATGCCTTGTTCTATCCAGCGTGGGCTTTTGCCTTGCCCATTTGGGTGACCAGAATTCCTGTTTCAGTGTTGGAATCTGCGATATGGATCATTTTTACCTATTACACCATAGGATTTGCACCTGATCCTAGTAG GTTCTTCAAACAGTTATTGGCTTTCATTGGTATAAGTCAGATGGCACTCTCCCTCTTCCGTTTCATTGCAGCGCTTGGAAGATCAGATGTGGTTGCTAACACAATTGGTTCATTTACACTGCTATTGGTATTTATCCTAGGAGGTTATATTGTTGCTAAAG ATGACATCCAGTCATGGATGATTTGGGGCTACTATGTCTCACCTATGATGTATGGACAAAATGCAATTGCTATTAATGAATTTCTTGATAAAAGATGGGGCAGC GCTCCCCCTAACTCCTCCACTCAGCCTACTCTCGGAAAAGCCCTTCTCAGAGAAAGAGGCCTGTACACTGAAGAATATTGGTATTGGATTTGTGTTGGAGCactttttgggttttcttttcttttcaatggGCTGTTCATTGCAGCACTTACCTACTTGAACC CCCTTGGCGACAACAAAGGTCTAATTGTGGAGGATGATTCTGAAACCAAGAGGAGGCCACAATTGACAGAAG GTATTGATATGCAAGTGAGAACTGCAGAAGGAACTTCAAATGGACAAGCCAAGCGAGGAATGGTGTTGCCCTTCCAGCCCCTTTCACTCGCTTTCAGCCATGTGAACTACTATGTGGATATGCCTGCG GAGATGAAGACCCAAGGTATTGAAGAGAACCGACTGCAACTACTAAGAGATGTTAATGGGGCATTCAGGCCTGGAGTTCTCACTGCATTAGTTGGTGTTAGCGGTGCTGGAAAAACTACTTTGATGGATGTCTTAGCTGGAAGAAAGACTGGTGGATATATAGAAGGAAGTATTAGTATCTCAGGTTAtccaaaaaaccaaaccacatttGCTCGGGTTAGCGGTTATTGTGAACAGAACGACATTCATTCACCATATGTTACTGTTTATGAATCTCTGCTATACTCTGCCTGGCTACGTCTTTCTAAGGATGTTGACAAAAGCAAACGAAAG ATGTTTGTTGATGAAGTTATGGACTTGGTGGAGCTTAACCCCTTGAGGAATGCTTTAGTTGGACTTCCAGGAGTTGATGGACTTTCAACTGAACAAAGAAAGAGGCTGACCATTGCTGTAGAATTGGTTGCAAATCCTTCCATTATCTTTATGGATGAGCCAACATCAGGGCTTGATGCTAGAGCAGCTGCCATTGTTATGCGTACTGTAAGAAACACCGTCGATACTGGACGAACTGTTGTCTGCACCATTCACCAACCTAGCATTGACATTTTCGAAGCTTTTGATGAG CTTTTCTTAATGAAAAGAGGAGGACAAGTGATTTATGCTGGACCTCTTGGTGATCGGTCTCACAAACTTGTTGAATATTTTGAG GCCATTCCAGGAGTTCCCAAGATAAAAGACGGCTACAACCCTGCTACATGGATGTTAGAGGTCAGCTCTGCTGCAGTTGAGGCTCAAAATAACGTTGATTTTGCCGAAATATATGCGAACTCTGAGCTGTATAG GAGCGTTCAAGAACTTATCAAGGAATTGAGTACACCACTCCCAGGCTCCAAGGACCTTTACTTCCCCACCCAATACTCGCAAAGCTTCCCAACTCAATGCAAGGCTTGCTTTTGGAAACAACACTGGTCATACTGGAGGAATTCGCACTACAATGCCATCAGGTTTTTCAACACAATAGTCATCGGCGTACTTTTTGGCGTCATCTTCTGGAAGAAAGGAAACGTGTT AGAGAAACAACAAGATATTATTAACCTTCTGGGAGCAACATATTCTGCTGTTCTTTTCCTTGGAGCGGGAAATGCTTCTGCAGTGCAATCTGTGGTTTCGATTGAGAGAACAGTTTTCTACCGAGAAAGAGCAGCAGGAATGTATTCAGAGTTGCCTTATGCATTTGCTCAG GTGGCCATTGAGACGATTTATGTTGCTATACAAACATTCATTTATTCCCTTCTTCTATTTACCATGATCGGCTATGAATTTAAAGTTGAGAAATTTTTGTATTTCTACTACTTTATATTCATGTGTTTTACATACATGTCAATGTATGGAATGATGGTGGTTGCCCTAACTCCCGGCCATCAAATCGCTGCAATTGTCATGTCCTTCTTCATGAGTTTCTGGAATTTGTTCTCCGGTTTCCTCCTCGCTAGACCG CTACTCCCGATATGGTGGAGGTGGTACTATTGGGGTTCTCCAATTGCTTGGACAATTTACGGTGTCCAATCATCTCAATTTGGTGACCGGAAGGATAAGTTTGTCCAACTTTCTGATGGAAGCATAGAAAGATTAGATCTATTCCTTAAAGGGGTTTGGGGTTATGACCACGACTTCCTCATACCAGTTGTCGTTGCTCATGTTGGTTGggtcctcctcttcttctttgtctttgCTTATGGTATCAAGTACCTTAACTTCCAGAGGAGATGA
- the LOC133734753 gene encoding pleiotropic drug resistance protein 2-like: MAAALAGEDLMRQSSSRSSRSSWRSTSVREMWNAPDVFQRSGRQQTVDEEEELKWAAIERLPTYDRMRRGMLRNVMSNGRVVNEEVDVANLGDQDKRQLMESILKVVEDDNERFLQRLRARNDRVGIDIPRVEVRYENISIEGDAFVGTRALPTLWNSTLNALEALIGLVGLSPSKKRVVKILQDVSGIVKPSRMTLLLGPPASGKTTLLKALAGKLDKDLRVNGKVTYCGHEFKEFVPQRTSAYISQHDLHYGEMTVRETLDFSGRCLGVGTRYDMLVELSRREKDSGIKPDAEIDAFMKATSMSGQETSLITDYVLKILGLDICADIMVGDDMRRGISGGQKKRVTTGEMLVGPAKAFFMDEISTGLDSSTTFQIVKFMRQMVHIMDVTMVISLLQPAPETYDLFDDIILLSEGQIVYQGPRENVLEFFEYMGFKCPDRKGVADFLQEVTSKKDQEQYWFKKNQPYRYVSVPDFARAFTSFHVGQRLVEELRVPYDKRTAHPAALVKEKYGISNMELFKACFAREWLLMKRNSFVYIFKTTQITIMATIALTVFLRTEMKAGSEADSAKFWGALFFSLINVMFNGMAELAMTVFRLPVYFKQRDALFYPGWAFGLPIWLTRIPISLMESAIWIIFTYYTIGFAPAASRFFKQFLAFFGIHQMALSLFRFIAALGRTEVVANTIGSFTLLMVFVLGGFIVAKDDIESWMIWGYYVSPMMYGQNAIAINEFLDKRWSAPLVNQSEPTVGKLLLKQRGLYTEEYWYWICIGALFGFSLLFNVLFIAALTFLNPLGDTKTLIETDDSQSNKKRPSNPEGTDMQVRNGPAKKGMVLPFQPLSLAFNHVNYYVDMPAEMKTQGVEETRLQLLRDISGAFRPGVLTALVGVSGAGKTTLMDVLAGRKTGGYIEGSITISGYPKNQATFARVSGYCEQNDIHSPYVTVYESLLYSAWLRLSKDVKKGTRKMFVDEVMDLVELNPLRNALVGLPGVDGLSTEQRKRLTIAVELVANPSIIFMDEPTSGLDARAAAIVMRTVRNTVDTGRTVVCTIHQPSIDIFEAFDELFLMKRGGQVTYAGPLGRQSYKLVEYFEAIPGVPKIKEGYNPATWMLEVSSAAVETQLNIDFAEIYANSELYKRNQDLIKELSTPQPGTKDLYFPTQYSQTFLTQCKACFWKQHWSYWRNSRYNAIRFFMTVCIGILFGVIFWSKGDQINKQQDLINLLGATYAAVLFLGASNASAVQSVVAVERTVFYRERAAGMYSELPYAFAQVAIETIYVAIQTFVYSCLLYSMIGYNWKVEKFLYFYYFIFMCFTYFSMYGMMVVALTPGHQIAAIVMSFFMSFWNLFSGFLIPRPLIPIWWRWYYWGSPVAWTIYGIFGSQVGDLKKEIDLPTGGKQAVNVFLKEYLGYDYDFLIPVVVAHVGWVLLFFFVFAYGIKYLNFQRR; the protein is encoded by the exons ATGGCGGCGGCATTGGCCGGAGAAGACTTAATGAGGCAGTCGAGCAGCCGGAGCAGTCGGAGCAGCTGGCGGTCGACGAGTGTCCGGGAAATGTGGAACGCGCCGGACGTGTTCCAGCGGAGCGGGCGGCAGCAGACGgtggatgaggaggaggagctcaAGTGGGCCGCCATCGAGCGGTTGCCGACTTATGATAGGATGAGGAGAGGCATGTTGAGGAATGTTATGAGCAACGGGAGGGTTGTAAATGAAGAAGTTGATGTTGCGAATCTTGGGGATCAAGATAAGAGGCAGTTGATGGAGAGCATACTCAAGGTTGTTGAGGATGATAATGAGAGGTTCTTGCAGAGACTCAGAGCCAGAAATGACAG AGTTGGGATTGATATTCCTAGAGTTGAAGTTAGATACGAGAACATATCTATTGAGGGAGATGCATTCGTAGGAACCAGAGCACTTCCAACGCTGTGGAATTCCACCTTAAACGCACTAGAG GCTTTAATTGGATTGGTTGGACTCTCACCGTCGAAGAAAAGAGTTGTCAAGATACTTCAAGATGTGAGCGGTATTGTGAAACCATCGAG GATGACACTACTTCTTGGACCTCCTGCATCCGGAAAAACAACACTGCTAAAAGCACTTGCTGGCAAACTTGATAAAGATCTAAGG GTAAATGGGAAAGTAACCTACTGTGGCCATGAATTTAAGGAATTTGTTCCTCAGAGGACCTCTGCTTACATTAGTCAGCATGATCTGCACTATGGTGAGATGACAGTTCGTGAAACATTGGACTTCTCCGGACGTTGCCTTGGAGTTGGAACCAGGTACGATATGCTGGTAGAGTTGTCTAGAAGGGAGAAAGATTCGGGTATCAAACCAGATGCTGAGATTGATGCATTCATGAAAGCCACATCCATGTCAGGCCAGGAAACTAGTTTGATCACAGATTACGTTCTCAAG ATACTTGGGTTAGATATCTGTGCTGATATAATGGTGGGAGATGACATGAGGAGAGGAATATCTGGTGGACAGAAGAAACGTGTAACTACCG GAGAAATGTTGGTTGGACCAGCGAAAGCATTTTTCATGGACGAAATATCAACGGGGCTGGACAGTTCCACGACCTTCCAGATTGTCAAATTCATGAGGCAGATGGTTCATATTATGGATGTGACAATGGTCATCTCTCTCTTGCAGCCTGCTCCTGAGACATATGACCTTTTTGATGACATTATCCTTCTTTCTGAGGGACAGATTGTCTACCAAGGCCCCCGTGAGAATGTTCTTGAATTCTTTGAGTACATGGGATTCAAATGCCCAGACAGAAAAGGTGTTGCAGATTTTTTGCAAGAAGTGACCTCAAAGAAGGACCAAGAACAGTACTGGTTTAAGAAGAACCAACCTTACAGATACGTTTCAGTACCTGATTTTGCACGAGCTTTCACCTCTTTCCATGTTGGCCAACGGCTCGTTGAAGAACTAAGAGTTCCGTATGACAAAAGAACTGCCCATCCGGCTGCCTTGGTGAAGGAAAAGTATGGAATATCCAATATGGAGCTCTTTAAGGCATGCTTTGCAAGGGAATGGCTGCTGATGAAGCGAAACTCTTTTGTGTACATCTTCAAGACTACTCAGATTACAATCATGGCTACCATTGCATTGACAGTATTCTTAAGAACCGAAATGAAAGCTGGGTCAGAAGCTGATTCAGCAAAATTTTGGGGGGCACTATTTTTCAGTCTCATCAATGTCATGTTTAATGGAATGGCGGAACTTGCAATGACAGTATTCAGGCTTCCTGTGTACTTTAAACAAAGGGATGCCTTGTTCTACCCTGGCTGGGCTTTTGGATTGCCTATTTGGCTAACCAGAATTCCAATTTCATTGATGGAATCTGCAATCTGGATCATCTTTACATACTACACCATTGGATTTGCACCTGCTGCCAGTCG GTTTTTCAAGCAGTTCTTGGCTTTCTTTGGTATACATCAGATGGCACTTTCCCTTTTCCGTTTTATTGCAGCACTTGGAAGAACAGAGGTTGTTGCAAACACCATTGGTTCATTTACATTGCTAATGGTGTTCGTCCTTGGAGGTTTTATTGTTGCTAAAG ATGACATTGAGTCATGGATGATATGGGGCTACTATGTTTCACCTATGATGTATGGCCAAAATGCCATTGCTATCAATGAATTTCTGGATAAAAGATGGAGCGCT CCTCTCGTCAATCAAAGTGAACCCACAGTAGGGAAGCTACTTCTCAAGCAAAGAGGCCTTTATACTGAAGAATATTGGTATTGGATTTGTATCGGAGCACTTTTTggcttctctcttctcttcaatGTTCTTTTCATCGCAGCACTGACCTTCTTAAATC CTCTTGGGGATACTAAAACTCTAATTGAAACTGATGACTCGCAAAGCAATAAGAAGCGACCATCCAATCCAGAAG GTACTGATATGCAAGTGAGAAATGGTCCAGCCAAAAAAGGAATGGTTTTGCCATTCCAGCCCTTGTCACTTGCTTTTAACCATGTGAACTACTACGTGGATATGCCTGCT GAAATGAAGACTCAAGGGGTTGAAGAGACCAGACTACAACTCCTACGTGATATTAGTGGTGCATTTAGGCCAGGTGTTTTGACTGCATTGGTTGGTGTCAGTGGTGCCGGAAAGACTACCCTAATGGATGTGTTAGCTGGAAGAAAGACAGGCGGGTACATTGAAGGAAGTATTACAATCTCTGGTTACCCAAAGAATCAAGCCACATTTGCTAGGGTCAGCGGTTACTGTGAACAAAATGACATTCATTCACCATATGTTACTGTTTATGAATCTCTCCTATACTCAGCCTGGCTGCGTCTTTCTAAAGATGTCAAGAAAGGAACACGGAAG ATGTTTGTCGATGAGGTTATGGACTTGGTTGAGCTCAATCCTTTGAGGAATGCTTTAGTTGGACTTCCAGGAGTTGATGGGCTCTCAACTGAGCAAAGAAAGAGGCTCACCATTGCTGTGGAATTGGTTGCAAATCCTTCCATCATCTTTATGGATGAGCCAACCTCAGGTCTTGATGCTAGAGCAGCTGCAATTGTTATGCGTACTGTAAGAAACACAGTTGATACAGGACGAACCGTTGTTTGCACAATTCACCAACCTAGCATTGACATTTTTGAAGCTTTTGATGAG CTTTTCTTAATGAAAAGAGGAGGACAAGTGACTTATGCTGGGCCTCTAGGTCGCCAATCTTACAAGCTTGTTGAATATTTTGAG GCTATTCCAGGGGTTCCCAAGATCAAAGAGGGTTACAATCCTGCTACATGGATGTTGGAGGTCAGCTCTGCTGCGGTTGAGACCCAACTAAACATCGACTTCGCAGAGATATATGCAAACTCAGAACTCTACAA GAGAAATCAGGACCTTATCAAGGAACTAAGCACACCTCAACCAGGGACCAAGGACCTTTACTTCCCCACCCAGTACTCCCAAACCTTTTTAACTCAGTGCAAGGCTTGCTTCTGGAAACAGCACTGGTCATACTGGAGGAACTCACGGTACAACGCCATTAGGTTTTTCATGACGGTTTGCATTGGCATATTATTCGGTGTTATCTTCTGGAGCAAAGGAGACCAAAT AAACAAACAACAAGACCTGATCAATCTTTTGGGAGCTACCTATGCTGCAGTTCTTTTCCTCGGAGCTAGCAATGCCTCTGCCGTGCAATCTGTAGTGGCAGTTGAGCGAACAGTTTTCTACCGTGAAAGAGCTGCAGGAATGTACTCAGAGTTGCCTTATGCATTTGCTCAG GTGGCTATTGAGACGATTTACGTTGCAATCCAAACCTTTGTGTATTCCTGTCTTTTGTATTCTATGATCGGGTACAACTGGAAGGTGGAGAAATTTTTGTACTTCTATTACTTCATCTTCATGTGCTTTACCTACTTCTCAATGTACGGGATGATGGTGGTTGCCCTAACTCCTGGCCATCAAATTGCTGCAATTGTCATGtctttcttcatgagcttctgGAACTTGTTCTCTGGTTTCCTCATCCCTAGACCG CTTATCCCCATCTGGTGGAGGTGGTATTACTGGGGTTCTCCAGTTGCTTGGACCATCTATGGCATCTTCGGATCTCAAGTTGGTGACTTGAAGAAGGAGATCGACTTGCCTACCGGAGGAAAACAAGCAGTGAATGTTTTCCTCAAGGAGTATTTGGGTTATGACTATGACTTCCTCATTCCTGTAGTGGTTGCTCATGTTGGTTGggtcctcctcttcttcttcgtctttgCCTATGGTATCAAGTACCTTAACTTCCAAAGGAGATAA